AATAAATATCCCCCCGTAAAACGGGGGGTATTTCATTTTCGGGCATAGCCCTTATAATACTGGCGACGCACAAGTGCGTTTTAGATTGGCCTGCCAGCCATGCATCTGTTACTTACTACCCATAAATGGGTCCCGTGGGTCGAACATACTTAATTGGTCTGATTCAGCATCCCTTTTTAACTGCTCACTTATATATTCTTTGATCGCTTTCGTGTTCTTCCCCACGGTGTCCACGTAATATCCCTTGCTCCAAAATTCGCGGTTTCGGTACGCGAATTTCATATTCCCCCATTTCTGGAATATCAGCAACGCGCTCTTACCTTTCAGGTATCCCATAAACCCCGAAACGCTCATTTTGGGCGGGATGCTCACCAACATGTGTATGTGGTCCGGACATACTTCTCCTTCTATTATTTCTACTCCTTTCCACTCACACAACTTCCTCAATATCTCTCGTATTTC
This genomic stretch from Clostridia bacterium harbors:
- the tnpA gene encoding IS200/IS605 family transposase gives rise to the protein MTKKQTEDFDVGKGNDDTSSLAHTKWNCKYHIVFAPKYRRKVFFAERRMEIREILRKLCEWKGVEIIEGEVCPDHIHMLVSIPPKMSVSGFMGYLKGKSALLIFQKWGNMKFAYRNREFWSKGYYVDTVGKNTKAIKEYISEQLKRDAESDQLSMFDPRDPFMGSK